The sequence TTATATTAGATGTTTTTAGGAGGTTGTTGTCAAATATTTTCTACAAGATAGAGTAACACACAAATTTAAATCTTATAATGACACAACTCTGTTTACTTGGTATATGTAATTAAGTTTTGATAATTAGCAATTTCACAAATTACACATACCCCCGGTAAATATTCTTTGCTCATGCTCATTAGCATTGTTGACAATGATTCGATAAACATGCAGGTTTTGCATTTTCACTGTCCGCATAATGTAACCAAATACGatacatatgtttttgtttCCCTTTCTGAAAGCTTTCCATAATATGTGGTGGATATGCTGAATGATAAACAAAAGCTTATGCATATATGCACATGAAAAAAGCACACAAATTGATTTCtacatttcatttgaatttttgacattgtttacaagTGAAAACAATACAACGGAACACACATTACATAGCTGTTTACATGAACTATGAATAATGTATGACCTCTGACAATGGAAGCAGACCTACCCAGGGAAATGTATATGTTTCTACTCCAGACTGATTTCATCACTATCAGTGCTCTGTTACATATAGTAGTAGTGCACCTAATTAATAATGTCTAATTTGAATAAAGTTTGATCCATTTTACTAAAATATTGCtcattttaacattaatgtggtggcaaaaatcatcaaaacagtcAAGTAAAACTCAAATTTTGTAAAGATTAAGAAAGTAGTAGCTTTATGTTAAATGTTTGAAAACTAATTATTACAGAGATTTCATCAGCCCAATGAATTGATTATGGCTTGGTTTGTGCCAGCCTGATGATATTAATTAGGCATGTGTATCTTTTCAATGACAATTGATGTTTCGATCACACTAGAACAGTGGTGGAAAGTCCATTATTGAAAACCGCTTGTAACAGCTAATCACTGATGATTCTTAATTGAAATAAGagtgcatacatatatatttgtgtgtgttagtaatgtgatatatatttatttcacaattatatatttatgatggTATGTCATTTGATACTTATTATAGTTGtcttaaaaaaaatctcagaAACCACATAATGTAGAATCCCTGTGGaatgaggattcaaaattgtacaaatggtaaTTGATACATAAGTGCTGAGTCACTCGATGTTCCCTTAAGGGGTCACACATTCATGTGGGTACCTTGCATAAACATTGGTTATTATAGCTATATAGGATATTTGCTTATTCGTTATCATGATCATCATGCACCGGTATTCTTTAAAAGTAAGTATTTGCTCATATTGGAATTTATAGAGAAACACTATAATTGTTTGGACTGCATAGCCTTTAAATGAACCCTAAAGGGGTGTGATAAAGAAGGGGCAATTTGGCTATAATCTTTTAAATGATTAATGAAAATCAACTTAATTACTAGTTTCAAAAGAGAGAGATACTGAACTGGGAAAGTGTTCAGTATACTGTATCTGATAATCAAAATTAAGCAAAACTAGATCCTAATAGCTTTTTGTTCTAGATTTGTAGGCAATTATTTCTCCATTTCGCCTTAATAactaaatatatagatatttttttcggATATTTATAACTACATACAGTACACTACTCATCAGGATTTTGTACATTTCTAAATTGGTGGATATTCCATTCATGATATGTATGTAGATCTGAATTTTCAGACACTTATTTAAAGACATATTATCGGTATAGGTGTATAATTAGAATGAAGTAGATTTTACTGTCTTCATACTGCCAAAATTACCATTAGTGTTGGTGACACAGCATTTTGATTTGACCTCCAGGATTTTAGAGCCAGGGATATTTTGATCTTACTGGATGCCCTAaccatttatcaaaatttttgaAGATCTTAATTTCTGGACACTTACTTCACCATTTACCATAATTATgcagttacatgtatgtaatagtTATAATAACAATGACATTATaattaaatgtacattgtacagcCGCTGCTGCTGATCTAAACTTTCTTCATCAATTGCCATCACcttttacattaaatgtaatTACTACACCATTCACCACAATTATATCAGTCTATATCTGTGAACATTTACTTCCCTATTCACCCGAATGTTTGAAGGCCTGGAATTGCGGACATTTACCATAATTATGTAGTGAATAGTTACACtgacatatatgtacagttGCTGCTGCTGACACTTCCTTCAATTGGCATTATTGTACTGGCAGGAACAAATTTAAGTGACATCCCAAGCATTAAAGGAACACTTGTACATGGTCCATTAGCAGCCACACAACAACAGGAGACCTGTGGAGTTTCCTTCTGTTGTGTTTACTGTTAAGTTCTTGTCAAGCAGTAGTTTTCATCAGTATGTGTTGTACCAGTGGTGCTGTTCCACAGACAAGCTCCAGTCCAACCTAGCTTTGATCCTAAGATGAGGTCAACCATTCCTCCTTGTAGATGAATACTACAATACATATGTGTGGAGAAGCACTATATATGTTATGTACAATACATGTTGATGGATACCGATTCTAGGATATCCCGACGATGGCTTGGACATCTCGGCTAAGATTTGCCATGACATTGATGACCATTGTACTTGAAGGACCACAGTGATTAGctgttttatatttgatgagTAAAGGCTATAGTTCACATTGTACCAGTGTTGGACATATAGTACTGAGAGACAGCCAGGGAGAGATTGGACCAGGATAGTATGGAATGTGTGATTTTATAGATTTTTGGTGATGTTTCCTGGAATACGGAACAGGCTCGTGGACAGATGGTGTTGATTAATGAATTGGTATATAAGTAAATCATTTAGTACTCCCGTTCTATGGTGGACAGACAAATGGTGCTTTACAGAACAATAGGCTTTATGTGGTGGTCCGACTATCAGCAGGACAGGAAAACATTCTGGTGGTGAAAAGTGTTGAAAAGTGTTAAGATGTCTTCTCTAGTGTGGAAATACATAACAGATAATTATGGAAAGATACAAGTACTAATTTGTGTTTAAATGGTGGTGGTGAGACATGTTCGTTGTTGTGATATTTGGTggtgatatataatataaatttggTGATAtcactgtggtatatatttggtggtggtatatgatatatattgggTGATATCATTGTGGTATATATTTGGTggtgatatataatataaattcgGTGATATCATTGTGGTATATATTTGGTGGtggtatatgatatatattgggTGATATCATTGTGGTATATATAATTTGGTGgtgatatatgatatatattgggTGATATCATTGTGGTATATATTTGGTGGTGATATATACGATATATATTGGGTGATATCTTTGTGGTATATATTTGGTGGTGGTATATTTTTGgcataaatataatttaaataccTTGGTAGTTATAGGTTTTCTTAGcattccattgttttattgattcAAATTAATGGCACactgtaatttcattttaattagtTCAATTATTTTCACAGAGAGGAATTTGATAACTATCATTGATAGGGGAagaacatgtatattgtatgacTCTAGTAATTAGCTTTCTATTTCTGTTTTTAGTATAAAACGTACATCAGCCACATATTTATATGGGGGTATGTTAAAAttgtcatatatttatatatatttggtttGTTCTCCACAATCAATGGATAATgctatatttgtttaattacatttataattatgaaCAGTTGTTAGGTAACCTTTTAACTAAGGCAAAAATTATCTGACTGTGTTAGATATTAGATATATTTACGTGTAGATTACATAGATGACAGTTCTACCTACAGTTGTATAATAAATATCTGCTATGTTTTAGGTTATATTGTACATTGCATCCTTATAACGTcactagatatatatatacattacaccTATCTATGTAAGTATCCGGTTACCTGTGAAGAATTAGGCCTCAAGGTTAGCAACATTACACGACCAGTTTGTaccagtatacatgtagtaaatatATAGTCAAATCATACTGCCACAGATAATTCTCTGTGACTGATGAAGTAATGTATTGGATGTTGTAAATCTGGACATTGACAGAAACCAAGTAGGGAAGTTTTACTACTTGATGTGATAGACCGTGCCAATCAAGTGGTCATAAAGTCGGTGATGATGAGCTATTGTAGAGATTATTTATTGTGTTCAGCGTCATTAGGGAAGTGGGAGGACCAGTGAGTAACAGATGAACAAATTAGTAATAAGGTGTTGTGGACTGGAGATCTACATCAGCTGGTTGGGATTCATCGGTTGGATGGGAGACTCACTTTCTTAGAAATAAGGAGTTTTAAATTCTATCATTAGTTGTTAATTTTTGAAAACTTCGTTCATATAATAAGATACCAGCAAGTTCATCTTGGAAGAAGATATTTTGCGAAGTGAACTTCAATTTTCCAGCCAGCAAAAATGgtaaattgaatttaaattgctaagtttctaatacatttattatatgttatcatcgATAAAATTGCATTTACATGAAGTTTATTTATGTCTATGGTAGCTATAGGATGACAACTTAAGGGATGGgcaaatatttccattttttcttGCCTCAATATCTTGAAATAGTAAAAACTTTTAGTaatcatgaaaaatattttgtgaaaagaaaagatttaacataagttttaatgaaaactGTATGTTTACAGAGTGGTAGTACTTGTAAAGATTGGATGTTTTGTTGCACTGAAAACATGAAACCATGATGTTACTGCATAGTACATATTGTTGATGTAAGAATCAATCAATGTCttaaaaataccaaaaatagCCTCGACATACAACGATAGGGTCGATCAACTCCGGATAGATAAGACAGCTCAGAGAAGATGTTAAACAATCAATAAGTTGTCAGTTAGGGGTAAAATcttaaacaatggatgtgctcggCCTATTGTCTCGCCCAGGAAAACGTGTGTAATTGTCTGGAGAAAAAGCTCTTCTTTGATTATGTCTCTATTGAGAATGGAGGAAGACGTTTTGTCTTCTTTTTCTGCTGATTATTGGATTCTTTCTATTAATTTTGCTTGTCTGCAAGGCTTATATTGCATGGAACAGAATCCATACAATTGGGATTACAGTGGTTTTTGTATTACATAAGTGCTCAGCAGTAAGCAGTTATATGCTGATACCCTAGCTTCTGAGAAACAGAATGGTCTGTTCTGTTGAGCCTCAGTTCATAGTTCAGTCATGACAGTCATGACCACTATAGCTTAAGGTCAATCAATTGTCAATAGATCGACAACTACATCTGCTACTGATACATGTACGGTACCTTTTGCTCCTAGAATATTAATTGCCCTGCGTTTGTGTTCCGATGtaaatgtcaaataaacatgatataaattactttgtgtCTTTATCAGTATCTGGGATCTAGATCTTTAAATTTGAGACTATTGAATTCATGAACTTGGTGGTTGTTTTTCTTACAAATCCAacaaaggactaggtatggtaagggtcttCCAAATCCTCTTTTTTCTCAAGTCTGTTATTTCAAGATGTGAATCTTGCATTttaaatattaactacatacctgacatatttgatagtatTAGTAGGTCATATAGCCGTTATAGTTGCTATGGCAACCatttaaattatacataaattatgaaaaatgtgaaaatttcatcaaaattggcctttttatgcagttttgcatctagttaacatagaactaattctagaacaaactttatatttctcagaATAATGTATTCTTCGTGTCTGCTTATTCCCTTAAAATCTtaagtttgttctaggttgtgctctattgcttttaaaagaaaaactataaaaaaatataccaaaattgaccaaattttcaaatctgcataatttatgcaaagttaccatggttatatagcaaaaacatactaTTTGTCAAAAAAAGCTTTTATCAGGggtgtattcaatatttcaaaagcagcaacttaatttctaaatacttaatttgaaatttggtagatttaggggccataaaagccattaccatatctagtcctttgGCACAAAGTGATTTTGAGTAGCCTTTttggtaaaaaaataatgatatgtcCTACAGATGTTAGAGGGTAAAATTGATATTGTTAGTTACCATATATTGCCTTGAGTAAAACATGACATGGTGTGGACTGATTTTATGAAGACTTTGTACCATAATTgctttctggttttttttttctgtcatagTTTTCACTTTGCACTCCATTATCAATGTTGTTTTGTATCAATTCTGTGAAATCATTTTAACATCAATGGCATGCCTGAAAACACAAACtatctttcaaaacttttaGAGTTAaggtattttgattattaaaacaatttaaaaaaaatgttgtcatCAATTGAATTAAATGTATAGTATATAGAATTTATCTTTTCTACTTCTGATCAATTTATGGTCTATGAGAGTTGTAATAATCATACATCTATTTCTTTCATTATTAATATTTGGCTTGTCCCTACAATTTAATATCTTGCTTAATTTATGTGATTTAAATCTTATAATTATCCTGTTTACTTTATTCCAGAGAAAATCTCAACAATTATTTAGTCTaacaaatattatcaatattgacTGTAATGTCAGTTACAGGATAAATGTCACGAAATGTAACTTTAAAAGTTAATTTCAGTAATTCATGTATAGCACCATAGTGGGCAACTTATATTATACTCAACTTTttctaatgaaaataaatgcatTTTGAATTCATCGATCCTTAGCTCTTAATagaatttaagaaaaaatatattaaaaatttatttaaaaatctatattttgtattgtgttgcAGGAGCCTCCAAACGAAGGAAAGAAGTCCAACATAAAGCGACGAATCCTCAAAGTCATAGTCACAAGTATGTTTATATTCATGGCCGTTGGAGTCATAGTCATATGGAGTCTTCACGACGCAAGTGGTAAAGACTATTCTGATCTACAATTTGAAATCGACGGAGAGTTTTTGACAATTGTTGGCAAACGTTTAGAAGAGGTGACACTCACAGGGCATTTAGGTGGGGATATATTTGCAGGGCGGAACACAGAGAGATGTCCTGACCGcgataaaaataaaaaggggCGATGCCTATCATGGGATGATGGAAACATGGTGGATATGACACCAATTACAGTTGATGACATTGTATGTTACAATGTGAGTTGGGTGAACCCAGTTAATGTCTATCCCAGGGACTGCTTCGAAATGGATGTTGGTCACTGGTACAACATGCTGCCAGGACCGTGGCCAATCGCTGCTGAGAGGAAAACCGCTCTCAGTCGGTTTGGTCATAATGAGAAGAATGGTATGAACATTATAGATTATTACTTCCTGTCATCAGAAGGTGCTGCAATTTACCTTCCTGGGGACGGACCTTATCAGCTGAGCTGGAATGAAAGTGCCAATCACATGATGTGCATCTCTCCGGCTTTCACTGGTATGGAGGGAagaaaaaatcttaattatttTACGTGTCAGGGTTATGACATCAAGGCCACTCATTTAGCCATGAGCAAGAAATTCCATTTACAGGCCCAGCGGAATCTGTCAGAGCAGGTCAAGTACACGGACAACTTCTTATGGTCTGCTGAAATGGTTGACTCACAACAATCTTACGGTGACCAGCTAGTCACATTTAAAGACTTTCTGCAATCAGCCAATTTTGAATGCAATGTTTTGGAACTTGATTCTCATTGGGAAGAGGAGTTAGGTGATCTCAAATTTAATAAAGCAATGTTTCCTGATGTTAGTTCAGCCATTTCCATGCTTTCCACCAACTGTGATTTTGTGTTGAATCTCAGTCCCCTCTGCTCTTTGAACTCGCCTTCTTTCAGTATCGGAATTCAGAACAATTACTTTATGATTGATGCATTATCTCTGGGTGCCAAATTACTCACTCACGGCAATACTCAGGTAGCCATCTGGGACATTAACAGTGATGACTTCTCAGCCTGGTTTACTGATACaatcacaaacatttctacAACGTATGGGATAAGGAATTTCAAATTTCTGCCATTACCTCAGACATTCTTGGTGAGACATTCCAATGGATCCGACTTATTGGACCGTGAAGTGTATGGAAAGTGGATAGATCTCTTAGACATTGTTAGTGAAAAACTTGTCACAAAGGGAATGTTCAGATCACAAGACAAGCATGCATTCCTCGAAGTATCAGCTGACTTTGTGACGAATGAGAACAATGCCAGCTGTATCCACGAATCTCTGTCTGAGGCCTTGACCTTGGGTCTGTATGGTTATCCGTATGTTATGTCATCAGCGAAAGGCAATATTAATCTAGACAATGACACAATTGATTCCTTTGTAAGGTGGCTCCAGTTATCTGTCTTCTTTCCAGCCATCAAAATTCCATCAAATATACAATTCTCTGGGGAAGAAGTCATTTTGCATGCTCAAAATCTTTCGCAAATTAGACACGACTTTGTTATGCCAGTCTTGGAAGAGCTACGAACAAAAGTGTCTGAAGTGACACCGTTCTTACGTCCACTATGGTGGATAGATCCCCAGGATCAGGACACTCTACACATTGGCGATGAATTCCTTTTAGGGGACAAGATTTTGGTGGCACCAGTCTTGTGTTCTGGAGTCAGGAAAAGAGACATTTATCTCCCAAAAGGGTCTTGGCTGGACCCCGTGCATGGGACAGAATACCCTGGAGGAGAGTGGCTTACAGATTTCCCGGTCAACCAATTTCAAATCCCCTATTTTGTATTGCAAGAAGACAACGAATCCACATAAGGGATCCCACCAAGTGAACAAACCTCAGTTGAACCAATCAACAAGTAGTATGATGTTATGTAATTTACTGTATCCTAAATTTAGAATATTGCGcgaaattttaaatttatttatctatacaAATTTTGTGTTAAGCATCAATTCCATAGTGCACTGTATTTATCTTTCATAATTTAACCATCTTTGAGGCGAGACACATCTCTGCTACAATAATTAAGACTTTTAATAATAAGCTTGATGCTTCAAACCAATTTTATTATGGTACATTGCAATAGGGTCCTATTCACTCAGGTTTGAGATAATTTGGGGAGACATTGACAAATGGCCAATATCAATAAATCCCATCATTTGTATGCAAAGTAAGATTTCACAGATGCTGACAATATCAAATGACTGCCCAACCTCTAATGATATCATGtaataatctatatatatatgtatcctCAAGGAAATACATGGTCTATAATTTTACTTATACATGAAAGGCAATATCTCTGCTGAGGTACTGTGGCAGGAATTGAATAAAACTGAGCTAAATCTTCCACAGATAGAATTTTGTATtgtcatattacagagttatctgtccttgtgggtagatattgattgttattTCAAGTATTTGTGaatgtaacattatatttttcagagaaaacaacagtGTTTTCATAAATCACAATCGATACCAATTCAAAAGGGTGATAACTCTGCAAAATTATCAGGACAAAATACAATGTCACAATTTTATAGGCAAATACCGGGTATAGTGATCACCACATGGGTATCAAAACCTACCAAGTACATGTTTTATTGTCTTTTTGATCCAGCAATTACagttttttaaagattttttatccATTTATTCTCCAGTTGATTGATTGAAATATGCATATACTAgataattggttttttttttgtggttttgttgtaaaatacaAGTTTGTAGTGGTTGATGATCATGATCCATTTAGAACATTTAATGCATGTTAATTACAAACTTCATTATGATATGTTGTATAATTATTGTTAAACTTTATTCATGAAAAATTGATGTCTTCTACagaaattgtttgttttaactttaaaagtatatgtaaaataagaaaatgtacATATCTATATAAAGCTAATATTTGgggttacagtttatataattatattcctTGTTACGGAATGTTTACCAAACATCATTATCTGTTCTTATCATATATGGTATATGGTTGTCTGTTTTAGCTATTACACAAGGACCTGATTATTCTCTTGATATGTGTGAACAGTTTTAGCTATTACACAGGGAATTGATTATTCCATTGATATGTGTGAGCAGTTTAAGCTATtgcacagggacctgataaTTCCCTTGATATGTGTGATTCCGTGTGGAAAACTGCATTGTGATCTACCAGAGTTTCTTCCTTTTGTTCCACTCTGTCGGTATTGACAGGTAACTCTGATAGCTAGATTAGAATGGGAAAACTGTCAAGTGCCTGTGATATAAAGAATATTAAAATGCATATCTCAGAGAGTAAAATGAGGGAATCCTGTCCTGAGGGTCATAAGATCTGAAAGATGTTGAGCATGAGTCTTGCTAAATGTTTTAACAATTTACCATATTTCCTAGTAGGTAGAAGGTAACTATAATGTGATTTTgatatatcagagttacttcccttgataTTTCACTGCGTCAGTACtgacagaatgaaacaaagggaagtaactcttgatAGATCCCAATACTACAATGTAAACCTACTCTGTTCACTCTTTATATGTACAGTACTTACTTTTACTATTTAATG is a genomic window of Argopecten irradians isolate NY chromosome 10, Ai_NY, whole genome shotgun sequence containing:
- the LOC138333221 gene encoding myogenesis-regulating glycosidase-like isoform X6, translating into MEPPNEGKKSNIKRRILKVIVTSMFIFMAVGVIVIWSLHDASGKDYSDLQFEIDGEFLTIVGKRLEEVTLTGHLGGDIFAGRNTERCPDRDKNKKGRCLSWDDGNMVDMTPITVDDIVCYNVSWVNPVNVYPRDCFEMDVGHWYNMLPGPWPIAAERKTALSRFGHNEKNGMNIIDYYFLSSEGAAIYLPGDGPYQLSWNESANHMMCISPAFTGMEGRKNLNYFTCQGYDIKATHLAMSKKFHLQAQRNLSEQVKYTDNFLWSAEMVDSQQSYGDQLVTFKDFLQSANFECNVLELDSHWEEELGDLKFNKAMFPDVSSAISMLSTNCDFVLNLSPLCSLNSPSFSIGIQNNYFMIDALSLGAKLLTHGNTQVAIWDINSDDFSAWFTDTITNISTTYGIRNFKFLPLPQTFLVRHSNGSDLLDREVYGKWIDLLDIVSEKLVTKGMFRSQDKHAFLEVSADFVTNENNASCIHESLSEALTLGLYGYPYVMSSAKGNINLDNDTIDSFVRWLQLSVFFPAIKIPSNIQFSGEEVILHAQNLSQIRHDFVMPVLEELRTKVSEVTPFLRPLWWIDPQDQDTLHIGDEFLLGDKILVAPVLCSGVRKRDIYLPKGSWLDPVHGTEYPGGEWLTDFPVNQFQIPYFVLQEDNEST
- the LOC138333221 gene encoding myogenesis-regulating glycosidase-like isoform X2, with amino-acid sequence MAYIQESYGKSAPVKGISEKEWDKLLSGGQEEAQNGQKYSNNTGQSRSAQPSSGQPRSSQPSSLATSSTHSNVHGDNVNLNHQPPIKLTEFEQMKLAAEEPPNEGKKSNIKRRILKVIVTSMFIFMAVGVIVIWSLHDASGKDYSDLQFEIDGEFLTIVGKRLEEVTLTGHLGGDIFAGRNTERCPDRDKNKKGRCLSWDDGNMVDMTPITVDDIVCYNVSWVNPVNVYPRDCFEMDVGHWYNMLPGPWPIAAERKTALSRFGHNEKNGMNIIDYYFLSSEGAAIYLPGDGPYQLSWNESANHMMCISPAFTGMEGRKNLNYFTCQGYDIKATHLAMSKKFHLQAQRNLSEQVKYTDNFLWSAEMVDSQQSYGDQLVTFKDFLQSANFECNVLELDSHWEEELGDLKFNKAMFPDVSSAISMLSTNCDFVLNLSPLCSLNSPSFSIGIQNNYFMIDALSLGAKLLTHGNTQVAIWDINSDDFSAWFTDTITNISTTYGIRNFKFLPLPQTFLVRHSNGSDLLDREVYGKWIDLLDIVSEKLVTKGMFRSQDKHAFLEVSADFVTNENNASCIHESLSEALTLGLYGYPYVMSSAKGNINLDNDTIDSFVRWLQLSVFFPAIKIPSNIQFSGEEVILHAQNLSQIRHDFVMPVLEELRTKVSEVTPFLRPLWWIDPQDQDTLHIGDEFLLGDKILVAPVLCSGVRKRDIYLPKGSWLDPVHGTEYPGGEWLTDFPVNQFQIPYFVLQEDNEST
- the LOC138333221 gene encoding myogenesis-regulating glycosidase-like isoform X5 — protein: MAYIQESYGNEKEWDKLLSGGQEEAQNGQKYSNNTGQSRSAQPSSGQPRSSQPSSLATSSTHSNVHGDNVNLNHQPPIKLTEFEQMKLAAEEPPNEGKKSNIKRRILKVIVTSMFIFMAVGVIVIWSLHDASGKDYSDLQFEIDGEFLTIVGKRLEEVTLTGHLGGDIFAGRNTERCPDRDKNKKGRCLSWDDGNMVDMTPITVDDIVCYNVSWVNPVNVYPRDCFEMDVGHWYNMLPGPWPIAAERKTALSRFGHNEKNGMNIIDYYFLSSEGAAIYLPGDGPYQLSWNESANHMMCISPAFTGMEGRKNLNYFTCQGYDIKATHLAMSKKFHLQAQRNLSEQVKYTDNFLWSAEMVDSQQSYGDQLVTFKDFLQSANFECNVLELDSHWEEELGDLKFNKAMFPDVSSAISMLSTNCDFVLNLSPLCSLNSPSFSIGIQNNYFMIDALSLGAKLLTHGNTQVAIWDINSDDFSAWFTDTITNISTTYGIRNFKFLPLPQTFLVRHSNGSDLLDREVYGKWIDLLDIVSEKLVTKGMFRSQDKHAFLEVSADFVTNENNASCIHESLSEALTLGLYGYPYVMSSAKGNINLDNDTIDSFVRWLQLSVFFPAIKIPSNIQFSGEEVILHAQNLSQIRHDFVMPVLEELRTKVSEVTPFLRPLWWIDPQDQDTLHIGDEFLLGDKILVAPVLCSGVRKRDIYLPKGSWLDPVHGTEYPGGEWLTDFPVNQFQIPYFVLQEDNEST
- the LOC138333221 gene encoding myogenesis-regulating glycosidase-like isoform X4, with product MRSSANPKSVRFCEKEWDKLLSGGQEEAQNGQKYSNNTGQSRSAQPSSGQPRSSQPSSLATSSTHSNVHGDNVNLNHQPPIKLTEFEQMKLAAEEPPNEGKKSNIKRRILKVIVTSMFIFMAVGVIVIWSLHDASGKDYSDLQFEIDGEFLTIVGKRLEEVTLTGHLGGDIFAGRNTERCPDRDKNKKGRCLSWDDGNMVDMTPITVDDIVCYNVSWVNPVNVYPRDCFEMDVGHWYNMLPGPWPIAAERKTALSRFGHNEKNGMNIIDYYFLSSEGAAIYLPGDGPYQLSWNESANHMMCISPAFTGMEGRKNLNYFTCQGYDIKATHLAMSKKFHLQAQRNLSEQVKYTDNFLWSAEMVDSQQSYGDQLVTFKDFLQSANFECNVLELDSHWEEELGDLKFNKAMFPDVSSAISMLSTNCDFVLNLSPLCSLNSPSFSIGIQNNYFMIDALSLGAKLLTHGNTQVAIWDINSDDFSAWFTDTITNISTTYGIRNFKFLPLPQTFLVRHSNGSDLLDREVYGKWIDLLDIVSEKLVTKGMFRSQDKHAFLEVSADFVTNENNASCIHESLSEALTLGLYGYPYVMSSAKGNINLDNDTIDSFVRWLQLSVFFPAIKIPSNIQFSGEEVILHAQNLSQIRHDFVMPVLEELRTKVSEVTPFLRPLWWIDPQDQDTLHIGDEFLLGDKILVAPVLCSGVRKRDIYLPKGSWLDPVHGTEYPGGEWLTDFPVNQFQIPYFVLQEDNEST
- the LOC138333221 gene encoding myogenesis-regulating glycosidase-like isoform X3, translating into METNAETGQTSGSEKEWDKLLSGGQEEAQNGQKYSNNTGQSRSAQPSSGQPRSSQPSSLATSSTHSNVHGDNVNLNHQPPIKLTEFEQMKLAAEEPPNEGKKSNIKRRILKVIVTSMFIFMAVGVIVIWSLHDASGKDYSDLQFEIDGEFLTIVGKRLEEVTLTGHLGGDIFAGRNTERCPDRDKNKKGRCLSWDDGNMVDMTPITVDDIVCYNVSWVNPVNVYPRDCFEMDVGHWYNMLPGPWPIAAERKTALSRFGHNEKNGMNIIDYYFLSSEGAAIYLPGDGPYQLSWNESANHMMCISPAFTGMEGRKNLNYFTCQGYDIKATHLAMSKKFHLQAQRNLSEQVKYTDNFLWSAEMVDSQQSYGDQLVTFKDFLQSANFECNVLELDSHWEEELGDLKFNKAMFPDVSSAISMLSTNCDFVLNLSPLCSLNSPSFSIGIQNNYFMIDALSLGAKLLTHGNTQVAIWDINSDDFSAWFTDTITNISTTYGIRNFKFLPLPQTFLVRHSNGSDLLDREVYGKWIDLLDIVSEKLVTKGMFRSQDKHAFLEVSADFVTNENNASCIHESLSEALTLGLYGYPYVMSSAKGNINLDNDTIDSFVRWLQLSVFFPAIKIPSNIQFSGEEVILHAQNLSQIRHDFVMPVLEELRTKVSEVTPFLRPLWWIDPQDQDTLHIGDEFLLGDKILVAPVLCSGVRKRDIYLPKGSWLDPVHGTEYPGGEWLTDFPVNQFQIPYFVLQEDNEST
- the LOC138333221 gene encoding myogenesis-regulating glycosidase-like isoform X1: METNAETGQTSGRSAPVKGISEKEWDKLLSGGQEEAQNGQKYSNNTGQSRSAQPSSGQPRSSQPSSLATSSTHSNVHGDNVNLNHQPPIKLTEFEQMKLAAEEPPNEGKKSNIKRRILKVIVTSMFIFMAVGVIVIWSLHDASGKDYSDLQFEIDGEFLTIVGKRLEEVTLTGHLGGDIFAGRNTERCPDRDKNKKGRCLSWDDGNMVDMTPITVDDIVCYNVSWVNPVNVYPRDCFEMDVGHWYNMLPGPWPIAAERKTALSRFGHNEKNGMNIIDYYFLSSEGAAIYLPGDGPYQLSWNESANHMMCISPAFTGMEGRKNLNYFTCQGYDIKATHLAMSKKFHLQAQRNLSEQVKYTDNFLWSAEMVDSQQSYGDQLVTFKDFLQSANFECNVLELDSHWEEELGDLKFNKAMFPDVSSAISMLSTNCDFVLNLSPLCSLNSPSFSIGIQNNYFMIDALSLGAKLLTHGNTQVAIWDINSDDFSAWFTDTITNISTTYGIRNFKFLPLPQTFLVRHSNGSDLLDREVYGKWIDLLDIVSEKLVTKGMFRSQDKHAFLEVSADFVTNENNASCIHESLSEALTLGLYGYPYVMSSAKGNINLDNDTIDSFVRWLQLSVFFPAIKIPSNIQFSGEEVILHAQNLSQIRHDFVMPVLEELRTKVSEVTPFLRPLWWIDPQDQDTLHIGDEFLLGDKILVAPVLCSGVRKRDIYLPKGSWLDPVHGTEYPGGEWLTDFPVNQFQIPYFVLQEDNEST